From the Eschrichtius robustus isolate mEscRob2 chromosome 19, mEscRob2.pri, whole genome shotgun sequence genome, the window CAATTGCTAAttggggaagtgagggaatgcagaaacaaaggaggaacagttgagcaagaaaagtaatgatgGCTTAAGCAACAGTTCAGAGATAAAACAGAGTCGTAGTTCCTCGTCAAGTGATATATGTAAAaatctgatgcatatctttgagttgttctgcaggaagtaagacccccacccaggtggaggatggtgactccATGGACCACAAGAAAGTAgatcccagactggttggaaccagaaggttgatgattacgATTCcagaaacatcaccctgttactaccaaccaatcagaaaaaaatcatgCACCCTGCACCCTCACCCCAAATACTGCCTTTTAAAACCCCTCCCTGGAAGCCATCGGGGAGTTCGTgccttttgagcatgagctgcccattctccttgcttggcacctgcaGTAAACTGTATACTTCATCACAACCCAGTATCAGTAAGTTGGCTTTGCTGCAAGGCaggcaagtggacccaagtttggttgtGTAACACCAGTATCACCAACTCTTTGCTGTTGTGCAAATTAGAAGAATGTGCACCTTTTAAGTGGATTCTACCTGTGGGGTAAAGACTTGGTAAGAGGCATGTAGGCTGGATTTTAGACCCACTCACCTCCTCACTCCATCACCTCTATTCTTGCATTTCCTCTGCTACTGCTTCTTTCCTGGGCATTTCTCTCACTGAAGTTCCTGCTGTATCACAGACACAACCTGCTCAAGGACAGGTCCATAGGCATAGTTTGATTGAGTCTatttctgacacacacacaccaccccccccacccctgggaaACTTTGAGGCCTAGAAACAGGAACAAAGCCAGAGGGTGGGGCTGCCAGGAGTCTTATATTCTGTAACTCCAAGAGATTCACACATGCAACTAGACACAGTTTGGAAGACCTGCCCTGAGGAAGACACAACAGTGTCAGAGGAAAACGTGGGAAATTGTGTAAGATGAAAATATGTGCATTTCTATTTGGAACGTTTTACTGAGAGTTGTGTGTGGAAGAGAGAGACCCTGGGGATATATTATATGGAATCCTTGTGGGGAATCATGTGTTGAGCCTGGACCAATGTCCGCATTTGACAGTATCTGACTGAGAGTGAATTCTATTGAGACACTGTGACCTTGTGTGGGAGGTGGACCACTGACTGGGATAAGGGAGTGTGTGCATGAGTGCAAGGAGGTGAGGCTGTACATTTGTCTtcatggctctgtgtgtgtgagtaGAGCACACCTATGCATGTACAGTGAGTAGGAGTGTGCATAAGTTCCTTAGGGATTTAAATGAGTATTatgaggaggggagagaaaacTTAGAAACAGTGTTTTCCTTGGGATCGGAATTAAGGCAGTAATGTACATAAAAGTATTTAGCACTCACATAGAACATACATATAAAACTTTGTGACAGGGATTGTTTCAAATGCTTTGTTAtgtgaatttattttatcttgtaCCAAAGAAACATCACAGAGACTTTTATATTGTTGAGCAGACAGCACAGAGATGTTAGGCAATAACATGATCAAGGTCACACGGCCACGGGGCTTGGAGATGAGGACCACACAGGTGGCGTCCACAGCCTGTGGTACTAATGCTCATGCTGTGCTGCCTCCCTCACAGTTTTAATGAACATATAATCAAATATCTCACTTTCCTGAAAATCTCTCACTTAGTTGCCTTCCAGGGGTTAAGCTGAGGGTTTCTCAGTCAAAATTGAATGTCGGTGTAAGAAGTAAGAacagtttcatatttttaaagcccACATCTCCCCCTCTATGCAATACAGCAATGGAACACTGGCCATCACGGCTTCTAGGAGTCACGTCAAGAGCAGAAAAATAGTCACTTTCTAGAGAAGCTCAAATCATTTGTTAAGTTTGTAGGACCAGTTGGGGAGCAAGGCTGTATCTAAAATTTGGTCAACTTGGGTTTGAAATAAAATTGTTAGGCTTCGGGAAGAACGGTGTAGACATTCTTGTCCTTAGCCAGTCTACTAAGTAAGTACAGCTAAGAATCCTGGCGTTATATATGTTAGACAAACATAAGGAGACTCTTACCCCCTTgtaatacattatatattttgcttatgtattatacttttaaaattactacATGTCTTTTCCAACTGCAATGTAAGCTCCGTGGAGTaggatttttgtctcttttttccacTTATTACTCACTCAATAAGCAATTGTccaatgaatggatagatggacgAATAGATAGAAGGATCCTTCTGATTGCTTTACTAATAACCCTCTGATTTGGGATTATGTTCatcagatattttatatataagaagTTTGGGTTTAGCAGAGGTTAAATTTCTGTAACAAGGTCCCACAATGGCAGAGACGGGACTCTTTTCTGGGTGGTGTGTTCCTCCAAATCTAGGGTGAATAGGAAAATTGCCAGTAAAGATTCTGGAATAGATTTCATGTCAGAGAAAAAGTCAGCTGCATGGGATGGGCACCAACTTTATGAAGCAGGACAGCCAGGGAGCTCTTTGTTATAATTGTGTCATTGTGGCTTATCGCAGATTTGTACATTGACTCTGACACCTAGAACTGTGATTAGATAAGGCATATCAGCATCTCCAGTACTATGAGAAGCTGCTTCTTGTTATCACGGTGGACTTTGGGTAGTGCAGACTGAACACACTTTTGGAGTCACGAATTCCAAAAGAATAGGGGGCAGGGCTCTACAGACTGAGAGAAAGGGTCAGGGATGACCCACCTCCTAACAGCATTTATAGGGCACCTTCTCCAGACAGATTCGCAGACAATCGGTTTCAACAGGGAAGAAAGTCTCAACTGGAGACTGTGGAATCCTTGGTCTGAAGGATGGGAAGAAGGAATCTGATCACCTCTTCTTCTTGTGCCAGGTCACCTGGGCACAAATCATTGAATGAATATTGGTAGAGAATGGGAAagagaatgtgtatgtgtatcatGAGAATGATTGGATTTGCACAATTGTATgtctttttgcctattttttcctcTGGATTTGGAAGTGTTTGTATGTAATATGTGTATCTGTGCCTCTAAGCGCATGTCTGGACTCAGATGAATGTCTCCTTGTTGGAGGTGTGCTAATGTCTCTGAGCTGCAAGAGAAAACCATGTTATATGTCCTGATTCTGCCTGGGCAACAGTGTGGGAGAGAAAACACTGGCCTTTCACTCACTGATGCATCCATCTCTTCCATAGCCGAACCCCTACCGACAGTCTGTTTCCCTGAGTGTGGGTTGTATGGTGAAGGTGAAGGCAGATCTTGTTTCTCTGTGGGTGAGTAGATCCCAGTTTATGTGTGATGGCAGCTGACACACAAGGGGAGAGTGTTAGTTTTTCGCATGTATTGGGGACACTCACTGGAAACAGTTCAAGGTTCTTTAATCACCAGAATGCACTGAGGTGACTCATGCAAAAGTGTGAGATTACACTGCAGGCGGGAtttcctttgtgtgtgtttgtgtgatgtCAAAGTGAGAAAGGTAGATGTTTCTGACAtggaggtgggagtgggagggagagaagggctgTATTTGTCCCTGAGGAGGTTATGTTTTCTGTAGTAAAGGCCTGACTGAGGGAGCCATCTTCTTGTCCCTGCAGAGGGAACCCAGAATTTGTGGTGAATTTCTACGTGTATCCTGGGGAAGGCGGCGACATCGCATTCCATTTCTGAGTCTACACGAACACCGTGGTGGTGATGAACAGCTTCCAGgaagggggatggagggaggaagagaaagcatCTTCTGACCCCTTTGTGCCAGGGCAGCCGTTTGAGCTTTGATTTTTGGTGCTGGAGAATGAATACCAGGTGTGTGGGCGCTAAGGGGTGAGGGGCGTGGAGCACCGTGGCGGTGGTGGGGCTGCTGTGGAGAAACACACAGAGTCCAACTCTGATCTGATCTCAACAGACCAATTTGATTCCATGTCCTACCACGTCCTTTCCTCCTCATAGGGCTCAACCACAAAAGCTTACCTCCCAGTCTGATGCCTGTCTTGTCTTCTCAACTAAAATGGGCCAGGTTTGTAGTTGCGGCTCAAACATCGAATCTCTCAATCCCTATTGGCCACCATATCTCATCGAAGACACTCATGTCACAGGCCAATTCTCCCCCAGTCCTCCATGCTTCAGGGCCAAGAACATATCTCCTATGCATGGCAGAAGTCCCATCCCAGAGGAAAATCATTGAACACaacttttgaaaattattgaACACACTTTTTGAGCACTACCATGTATGCTGTGCAAGCAGAGATTCAGAGTTGAATCCCATATGTCTCTTGCTCTCATGGACAATCAGGAATGTGGAGGGAGAAGTGCAGGCCCACTGTCATCAAGGTAAAGCAGGGATGGGGAGCTCTGGAGGCAAGGAAGTGGACACTGGGGGATGATTCCCTACAGCAGTGTCATGGCAGGATTTCCTGGAGAAGGAGATATTTGAACTGCTTTGCTTTTACGGAGTAAAGAATTTTTACAGGCAatgaaaagaggaaagggaaggaggaggcctAATTGTTCTGAACTCACAAGCAGTATATCTcttaccttaggtgtttgtgaaTAACAAGTCCACCTACGTCTTTGCCCACCGCCTGCCCTCACGGTCGGTGAAAatgctggaggtgaagggagaTATTGTGCTTACTTCAGTGGAACTATGTTGAGGTGCAGAAGATcttgcaatgaaaatatccacCCCGTTACACTCTTTTATAATGCTTAGGATCAGAGCAACTCCCAGAAGATGCCAGGATATGCCCCTGTTGCCACACTTATGCTAATGATAATAAAATCTTCCTAGTATGAACCAGGACTTGGTTCTTGCTCATAGGGAAGACATCAAGGGCAGATTTGGCACAAAGGGAAAGTTGTCCCAGGTATGGAATGAGGAGTGTGGTTTGGGAAGGGCCCAGGTGGCCAAAATCTCAAGTGCTGTCCCTGAAATAGAGACAGAGTGAGAGTGTCTCAGGACGTTATGAAGAAGATGGACAGGTTTGGGGATGTGTAAGGAAGGGATACAACTTTGTATGTGAGCTTCTTTTCACTTGTTTATTCACCCACAAATAATTATTGGACccatgtattagtcagggttctctagagaaacaaaaccaatagggtgtgagtgtgtgtgtttatacatgtgtgtacacacacatacataattatatatataaagagattttttATAAGGAATTGGtttacatgattatggaggctgacaagacCCAAGATCTTCAGGGTGAGTCAGCAAGCTGAAGAACCAGGAGGGTCAATGATGTagttccagggaattccctggcagtccaatggttaggactcctcgctttcactgccgagggcgtgggttcaatccctggtcccgcAAGCCGCTCggtgctgccaaaaataaataaataatgtagttCCAGTCTGAAGTCATGAGGCCCAGGAAGAGGCAATGTTTCAGTTGCattctgaaggcaggaaaaatcCTCCCTGATTTTTGCCTAGCTGATCTAGGCAAGGTCAgcttttttgttctcttcaggTCTTCAGGTGACTGGATGAagtccacccacattagggagggcaatctgccttACTCAGGCCACcagttcaaatgttaatctcatccagaaacattcTTACAGACGCACTGAGAATAATATGTAAGCAGAGTACCTtggcaccccatggcccagtcaagttgacacttAAATTTAACCATTACTGCCTCTTACACTAATATACCTTTATACACACCAGATATTCCAGTATGAAGCCTGTGTGATGCTGAGAGGACCAGAAAATGATGTTATTGGCAAAGGGAACTTGATACTGATGAGTCAAGGATGAAGTCATCCCAGAGGGATGTTTGAACTCAGGAGCTGAATGTCAGACGTTCAGGCAGACATGACTTAAACCCTGGTACATGGCTTTCCTGGTTTCTGTCTCCTCTCACTTAGGAAGACCTAGAAGCTTTCCGGGGTTATAAAGTGTGACCTCGGTAGCTGGGCCCACATCCTTCCAGACCCCTCCAGACTGAGGTCCTCTGGAGACAGATAAACCACAATCTCTGGATCTGATGAATCCCTAAGTTTCTGGGGACCCTGCATTCCCACAATTTCCCAGACACTCCATACATAAAGGAAACCTGGTTGCTTTTGTCATCTTCAGGCCCTCTGAGCATTCTTCCCTATTTCTGTACCTTGGGAATAAACAATCtgtaaaggaaattaagaaaccaATTGTTTTAGAATAGCATACAAAAGAATACAATCCTTAGGCGTAAATCTAGCCAAGGAGGTGCAAGACTTCTACATTGAAAATGACAAAACACccttgaaagaaattacagacgACCGACCTCAATAAACAAAAAGACATTCCATCTTCATGGAGCGGAAGACTTAATGTTGTTAatgttattaataattataaatattgttAAGGTAGCAATACTTTCCAATGCAATTtgaagattcagtgcaatccctatcaaaatgccaatggcctttttttttttttcagaaatggaaaagctgatcctaaaattcatatggaagtgAAAGGCAAACCAAAGGGCCAAAATAAtctgaagaaagaacaaaataaaagattcaaacaactcaatttcaaaacttactacaaagttacGCTAAGGGCTCTAAGGAAGAAGAACAGATGGGTAATATacgcagagagatggaaattctaagagaataaaaaagaaatgctagagactAAAATAACTTACATAAATGAAGAATGCATTTGATGAGTCCATTAGTAGATTAGATATAGCTAAGAAGGAATCCCTGAGCTAGAGGATATGTCAATAGGAAcctccaaaactgaaaaacaaagagaaaaaggactgaaagaaagaaaaaaaccaggaCAGAATATCCAAAAACTGTGGGACAACTGCAAAAGGTGTAATATATGcttaatgggaataccagaaggagaagagagaaaggaacagaagaaatatttgaagtaataacggcggagaatttccccaaattcatGTGAAACACCAAactacagatccaggaagctcagagaacacctaGTGGGATAAATTCCTCCCCTAAACACCCCCAGAACAATAAAACAGAAGTCCTGTGTCTAGGCACATCATTTTCATACTACAGAGAATCAAAGataaaaaattctgaaagaagccataggaaaaaaaacagctaTAGAGGAGCAAAAATAAGAATTACATCCAACTTCTCcttagaaaccatgcaagcaagaggcaagtggagtgaaatatttagtgTTGAGAgaaaattggtgcaaccactatggaaagcagtatggagttttctcaaaaaaatgaaaatagaagtaccataggatccagcaattccacttctgggtatttattcaaaggaaatgaaaagtgtaACTGGAAAAGATATGTAGCAGTCCCCCTTAGCAACAGGGGttatgttccaagacccccagtggacgCCTGAAACCCTGCATAGTACCAAATCCTATATAtagagttgacccttgagcaacttgggtggggggcaggaggggttAGAGGGCTGATCCCTtgtgcagtcaaaaatctgagtgtcaaaatggattaaagatctaaatgtaaggccagacactataaaactctgagaggaaaacgtaggcaggacactctatgacataaatcacagcaagatcctttttgacccacctcctagagaaatggaaataaaaacaaaaataaacaagtggggcctaatgagacttaaaagcttttgcacggcaaaggaaaccataaacaagacaaaaaacaaccctcagaatgggagaaaatatttgcaaacaaagcaactgacaaaggattaatctccaaaatatacaagcagcttatgcagctcaatatcaaaaaaacaacccaatccaaaaatgggcagaagacctaaatagacaattctcaaaggagatatacagattgccaacaaacacatgaaaagatgctcaacatcactaatcattagagaaatgcaagtccaaactacaatgaggtatcacctcacaccggtcagaatggccatcatcaaaaaatctacaaacaaatgctggagagggtatggagaaaagggaaccctcttgcactgttggtgggaatgtaaattgatacagccactatggagaacagtatggagattccttaaaaaaactaaaaatagaactaccatacgacccagcaatcccactcctgggcatataccctgagaaaaccataattcaaaaagagtcatataccacaatgttcattgcagctctatgtacaatagccaggacatggaagcaacctaagtgtccatcgacagatgagtggataaagaagatgtggcacatatatacaatggaatattactcagctataaaaagaaacaaaatagagttttttgtactgaggtggatggacctagagtctgtcatacagagtgaagtaagaaagagaaaaacaaataccgtatgctaacacacatatatggaatctaaaaaaaaaaaatggttctgatgaacctagggacaggataggaataaagacacagacgtagagaatggacttgaggacacggggagggggaagggtaagctgggatgaagtgagagtagcattgacatacatacactaccacatgtaaaacagatagctagtgggaagcagctgcatagcacagggagatcagctcagtgctttgtcaccacctagaggggtggcataaggagggtgggagggagacgcaagaggcaggagataaatggggatatacgtatgcatatagctgattcagtttgttatacagcagaaactaacacaacactgtaaagcaattatactccaataaaggtgttaaaaaaaaaacacatcagtaataaaagtaaaaaaaaaatctgagtgtaACTTTACAGTGGGCACTCTGTACCCGTGGTTCTGCGTCCACAGTTCcccatcctcagattcaaccaactgaggGTTATGTAGCACTgttgtatgtatttattgaaaaaaatccacagacactataagtggacccacgcagttcaaacctgtgttgttgaAGGGTCAACAGTACCATTTTTTCCCTATatagttgtccctcagtatccgagggttccacattcatggattcaaccaaccatggatcaaaagtatttggaaaaaaatttttcaggaagttcccaaaagcaaaacttgaatttgctgcatgctggcaattatttacatggcatttacaactatttgcatagcatttacattgtatatgGGAGGATTACATAGGTTTTATGccaatactacaccattttatataagggacttgaacacccatggattttggtatccatggggtcCCTGGTACCAGTccttccccccccaaccccgactTGGATACGGAGAGACAACTGCACCCCATAAATGGATACTCCACACAGCTATGCAAGTAGCATACGTTGAGGCAGCAGGCAAAATTTGTCTAAGGCACTTGCTGTTTATCAATTActtccctctgcccccaccctaCAGCAAAAATACTGCCACTCCTTATATGTGCCATAAAGAGGAGTGTGATATTTtgtgaatatgaaaaagaatatatatatataaaactgaatcactttgctgtacacctgaaactaacacataatatataatatcagataaagtagacttcagagcaaagattATAAGAGACAAGTTCATTTCGTAATGATAGGGGGTTAATTAACCAAAATGACTTGATTAATAAtcctaaacattttttaaaatcaaaaaacaGAGCTTCACACTACATGAAACATTCCAggggctgggatggggggagtgaAAGGTAACTGCTTCATGTgtatggggtgatgaaaatgcttcAGAAGTAGACAAAAgaaggttgcacaacattgtaaacaggCTAAATGCCACAaggttgttcactttaaaatggttaatcttAATGTGATGTGAATTTcacctaaataaaaataattttaacacaaaaagcaaaatctgatagaactgcaaagagaaatagagaaatctaCATTATAGTCAGAAATTTCAATTCccctctctcaataattgataaaaacaagtaggcagaaaatcagcaaggatatagtaGACTTAAACATCACTATCAGTCAAATTCACCTGATTCACATTTATAGAGCACTCCATCTAACGatagcagaatatacatttttctcaaccacacacagaacatttaccaagatagactaTATCCCTGACCATAAACAAGTCCCAATAAATTCAAAAGAATTCAAATCATACAAatatattcccagaccacaacTAAATCTGACTGTGTCAGTATTATACCATCTTAGGTACTGTAGGTTTTATAAAGTCTTGGCAACCAGTTAAGCCAAGACTTCCTCCTACCTTGTTTTTTCTTACTGAAGTCATTGCCTTTTAATTTAGAATTACCAGCCACCTCCACACTATGGTAATTCacactcctcttttttttttttttaattgaagtatagttgatttacaatgttgtaatagtttcaggtgtacagcaaagtgatttggttatacatatatatgtatatatctatagtcttttaaaaaattcttttccattattgtttattacaagatattgaatatagttccctgtgctatacagtaaatccttgttctttattttgtatgttgcagtgtgcatctgttaatcccatacaccCAGTTTAGCCCtctcccacttcccctttggtaaccataagtttgttttctatatctgtgagtctaattctgttttgtaaataagttcatttgtactattttttagattccacatataagtgatatcacatttgTCTCAggcttactttgcttagtatgataatatctaggtccatccatgttgctgcaaatggcattattccattctttttatgcctgggtaatattccattgtgtgtgaatacatatatacgtatatgtatatttatatatgacattgtctttatccattaatctgttgatggacactcaggttgcttccatgtcttggctattgttaagtagtgctgctgtgaacattggggtgcatgtatgttttcaaattagagctttcatattttctggatatttgcccagaagtgggattgttggataatacggtaactctattttcagtcttttaaggaacctgcatactgttttccgtagtggctgcaccaatttatactccactaacagtgtaggagggttcccttttttccacaccctctctagcatttattatttgtagactttttgatgatggccattctgactagtgtgaggtaatacctcattgtagtttttttttttttttaacttatttttaatttatttctggctgtgttgggtctttgttgctgcactccgGCTTTCTCTcgtagcgagcgggggctactctttgctgcggtgcacaggcttctcattgtggtggcttctcttgttgaggagcacgggctctcggtgcatgggcttcagtagttgtagcacgtgagctcagtagttatggctcgcaggctctagagcacaggctcagtagttgtggcgcacgggcttagttgttctgcagcatgtgggatcttcccggaccagggctcaaacctgtgtcccctgcattggcaggcggatttttaaccactgcgccactagagaagccctcattgtagttttgatttgtatttctctaataatcagagatgttgagcatattttcatgtgcctgttggccatctgtatgtcttctttggagaaatgtctatttaggtcttctgcctattttttttttttttttgattgggttgtttgttctgctattgagctgtgtgagctgtttttatattttggagattaagcccttgctggttgcatcatttgcaaatattttctcccagtccgtaggttgtcttttcattttgtttatggtttcctttgctgtgcaaaagcttgtaagtttgactaggtcccatttgtttatttttgcttttatttctattgccttgggagaaggacctaagaaaatattgctacaatttatgtcagaatgttttgcctatgttcttttctaggagttttacggtgtaatgtcttatatttaagtttttaagccattttgagtttatttttgtgtatggtgtgagggagtgttctaacttcattgctttacatgtagctgtccagctttcccaacatcacttgctgaagagactatcttttctccattgtatagtcttgcctttttgtcatggattaattgactataggtgtgtgggttttcaatcctttatatcagtatggactcatggatatatattttacaatttgaATTATAATCCAGTTTTATAATCCagactttatttttgttgttcaaattgttacagctttggccattgggagctctttcaattGACTCTTATGTCCCTTTGACCTACCCCCATCattgtggggttttgttttgtttttgaggacATCCTTAATTTCTGGAActacaagatgttccaggcttatCTTATATATTTCCTGCTTTAGTCCCAGAATTATCCATTTTTCCAAGGAACCCTGGTTCTTTATTGTAGAATGGCATTAGCAACCAAGATCTGGGCTGTAGGTATGACTATTACTGAGCTGAAAGAGCAAGGAAATATGCACGTGTACACTTaactatatacacatatctataaatatttatatatgtaagcatctatatctatattaagCCAGGCAAGAGATAGTACTGATATCTCCAACTCTAACGCATTACCCAGCGCATGATTCTAGCCTCCTcttcttgcttatctgtaactcTCACTCCAGCAGTGAGAAATCTGGCTCCCACCATCCACTATTAAGCTAGGTGTTCAATTCCAGTATACATGGATAGTAGTGTCACGATAGTGTTaatatccttttacttttaacctatttgtgcatttatatttaaagtgtgtttcttatagttagcatatagttgggtcttgctttttttctttaaacccaATATGATCATCTCTGCCTTTTAGTTAGGAAGTTTAGAAAATCTGCTTTTAATTTGATTATTGATACGGTTAAATTTAAGTCTAACATATTGctacttgttttctatttgtctcagCTGTTCTTTGTTCCCTACTTCCTCTTTTTTCTGCCATCTTTTATATTAatcaagtgtttttattttattttatcttctttgttgGCTGATGAGctaaaaatcttcattttgttattttagtggttgcttcAGGGTTTTTAGTATACATATTTAACTTATGCAGTCTATCTCAAGTGACATTATACCACTTCATAAACAGTATAACTTTACAATAGCATATTTTCATCTCTCCTCTAACTTTTTTGCTATAGTtctca encodes:
- the LOC137752427 gene encoding LOW QUALITY PROTEIN: galectin-16-like (The sequence of the model RefSeq protein was modified relative to this genomic sequence to represent the inferred CDS: substituted 2 bases at 2 genomic stop codons), which translates into the protein MADFIAKNMEPNPYRQSVSLSVGCMVKVKADLPSSCPCRGNPEFVVNFYVYPGEGGDIAFHFXVYTNTVVVMNSFQEGGWREEEKASSDPFVPGQPFELXFLVLENEYQVFVNNKSTYVFAHRLPSRSVKMLEVKGDIVLTSVELC